One Bombus fervidus isolate BK054 chromosome 2, iyBomFerv1, whole genome shotgun sequence DNA segment encodes these proteins:
- the LOC139997658 gene encoding pyridoxal-dependent decarboxylase domain-containing protein 1 isoform X3, with protein sequence MAEETDTNDKATMESIVQNILEVSTGGGSTSNEVAALEFQASQVISRLEEAVEKAADGGGTTWNNPSGFLSQSKTPDEILTLIQDLVIHEDAPQQVKDDTTETATSQMTTLPTLTKPAKLALIAHTVSAYALALPKSHAQRLAGRLAADTTRWLSHIFRFIDCASSFHEDHLEGLVRVTRLALHRKYHRYMEEGFTALAASPPLIYSSIAAPLGVVQHLCKQLSLPLHCVRPIPHNTMFGSRYSMDVSALERRLAEDTQSNSVTPLLVLAEAGSVLTGHCDNIARLRAICDKYNVWLHLRGHSLAALALNNSAKDLPSKIADSVTLPLGIWLGIPSLPVVTLYRLTDTKGGRPTPRDTTLSLVSGLMTDSLSRRLPTLPLWATLQVLGRDGVHNRLKRCFLAVEELYNKIKKFPCIRILSQPPGGETGSYTINELLTNPVNNPQLFEAVASALVFQFVPADRDSQTTERVPPYYDKLNSWLGQILQRDIENVQIELCEIEHHGIAIRICPLENPDQPPTTEDIDNVIACLEQQIATVEHKATFVRLVSENDSLHLVEMPDWAGLGGVRYAPPTWIHVMTDQAKEELNRLNTQLVEALQNTDAAFSLGEGADGLACVRFGMVTQDTDVVELLSLVLQVGQKVEASSKLLDTISEVVKRGIEAAQTDLERENAEKLWQEGILRHVPVVGTFVNWWSPPSKETGVRGRSLNLQAGVVESTENIYKYHMQLQPNSMVINGSGARTPPQPLVQTPVGAGSQSHSRSSSHSSLQSGKSISVITNTVPHPQVKEESGEVKS encoded by the exons ATGGCTGAGGAGACTGACACAAACGATAAAGCGACGATGGAAAGTATAGTGCAAAACATACTCGAG GTCAGTACCGGAGGTGGGTCTACGTCGAACGAAGTAGCTGCATTAGAGTTTCAAGCTTCGCAGGTGATATCGAGGCTCGAGGAAGCTGTCGAAAAGGCAGCTGACGGTGGCGGTACCACCTGGAACAATCCCTCTGGGTTCCTCTCGCAATCAAAAACTCCCGACGAAATATTAACTTTAATTCAG GACTTGGTAATTCACGAAGACGCTCCCCAACAGGTGAAAGATGATACAACGGAAACAGCAACGAGTCAAATGACTACTTTACCAACATTAACAAAGCCAGCAAAATTAGCGTTAATCGCACACACTGTTTCTGCTTATGCGCTCGCACTTCCAAAATCACACGCTCAGAGATTAGCCGGCCGATTGGCCGCAGATACAACCAGATGGCTAAGTCATATTTTCCGTTTCATCGATTGCGCCTCTTCGTTTCACGAAGATCACCTGGAAGGTTTAGTCAGAGTGACCAGGTTGGCTCTACACAGGAAATATCATCGGTATATGGAGGAAGGTTTCACCGCGCTTGCGGCCTCACCACCTTTAATTTACAGTTCTATCGCCGCACCTTTAGGCGTGGTTCAACATCTGTGCAAACAG CTTTCTTTGCCACTCCATTGCGTAAGACCCATCCCCCATAACACAATGTTTGGATCGCGATATAGCATGGACGTGTCAGCTTTGGAACGCCGACTTGCGGAAGACACGCAATCAAATAGCGTGACACCGCTCCTGGTATTGGCAGAGGCGGGTTCAGTATTAACGGGACACTGCGACAATATCGCTAGATTGCGTGCAATTTGCGATAAGTACAATGTCTGGCTTCACCTTAGAGGTCATTCTTTAGCCGCGTTAGCGTTAAATAATTCTGCGAAAGATCTG CCTTCGAAGATCGCAGATAGCGTTACGTTACCTCTTGGAATATGGCTTGGTATACCATCACTACCGGTAGTA ACATTGTATAGATTAACAGATACGAAAGGTGGTCGACCTACTCCAAGAGACACAACTTTGTCTCTGGTGTCGGGTTTAATGACAGATTCGTTGTCAAGACGTTTACCGACTTTACCCTTGTGGGCCACGTTGCAAGTGTTAGGTAGAGATGGTGTACATAATAGATTAAAGAGATGCTTTTTGGCTGTGGAagaattatacaataaaattaaaaaatttccttGCATAAGGATACTG AGTCAACCACCCGGAGGAGAAACAGGGTCCTATACCATAAACGAGCTCCTAACCAACCCCGTGAATAATCCACAACTATTCGAAGCTGTAGCCAGTGCATTagtatttcaatttgtacCTGCAGACAGGGATTCACAGACAACAGAACGTGTTCCTCCTTAttacgataaattaaattcctGGTTAGGACAAATTCTTCAAAGAGACATCGAAAACGTACAAATAGAGCTGTGTGAAATAGAACATCATGGTATTGCGATTCGTATTTGTCCTTTAGAAAATCCAGATCAACCTCCTACGACCGAGGATATAGATAACGTAATAGCTTGTTTGGAACAGCAGATA GCAACGGTTGAGCATAAAGCAACGTTCGTGCGATTAGTCTCAGAGAATGACTCTTTACATTTGGTAGAAATGCCTGATTGGGCAGGTTTAGGCGGTGTACGATATGCACCTCCTACTTGGATCCATGTCATGACCGACCAGGCAAAAGAGGAATTGAACAGATTAAACACGCAATTAGTCGAAGCTTTACAGAACACAGACGCAGCATTTTCTTTAGGAGAAGGCGCCGACGGCTTAGCTTGTGTACGATTTGGTATGGTTACACAAGATACAG ATGTGGTCGAATTACTATCCTTAGTTCTACAAGTCGGTCAAAAAGTGGAAGCTAGCTCCAAGCTATTGGATACTATATCCGAAGTGGTGAAAAGAGGCATCGAAGCAGCACAGACGGACTTGGAAAGAGAAAATGCAGAAAAATTATGGCAAGAAGGTATTCTTAGACACGTGCCTGTTGTTGGAACTTTCGTCAATTGGTGGAGTCCACCTTCGAAAGAAACTGGAGTTCGTGGACGTAGTTTAAATTTACAAGCCG GAGTTGTCGAGAGTACAGAGAATATCTACAAATACCACATGCAATTGCAACCAAACTCCATGGTGATTAATGGATCTGGTGCTAGAACTCCACCGCAGCCCCTTGTACAGACTCCAGTTGGCGCTGGTAGCCAAAGTCATAGTCGTTCATCGAGCCATTCCAGTTTACAGAGCGGCAAAAGTATTTCTGTAATCACAAACACCGTGCCTCACCCGCAGGTAAAAGAAGAATCCGGTGAGGTGAAGTCGTAG
- the LOC139997658 gene encoding pyridoxal-dependent decarboxylase domain-containing protein 1 isoform X2, whose protein sequence is MAEETDTNDKATMESIVQNILEVSTGGGSTSNEVAALEFQASQVISRLEEAVEKAADGGGTTWNNPSGFLSQSKTPDEILTLIQDLVIHEDAPQQVKDDTTETATSQMTTLPTLTKPAKLALIAHTVSAYALALPKSHAQRLAGRLAADTTRWLSHIFRFIDCASSFHEDHLEGLVRVTRLALHRKYHRYMEEGFTALAASPPLIYSSIAAPLGVVQHLCKQLSLPLHCVRPIPHNTMFGSRYSMDVSALERRLAEDTQSNSVTPLLVLAEAGSVLTGHCDNIARLRAICDKYNVWLHLRGHSLAALALNNSAKDLIADSVTLPLGIWLGIPSLPVVTLYRLTDTKGGRPTPRDTTLSLVSGLMTDSLSRRLPTLPLWATLQVLGRDGVHNRLKRCFLAVEELYNKIKKFPCIRILSQPPGGETGSYTINELLTNPVNNPQLFEAVASALVFQFVPADRDSQTTERVPPYYDKLNSWLGQILQRDIENVQIELCEIEHHGIAIRICPLENPDQPPTTEDIDNVIACLEQQIEILQATVEHKATFVRLVSENDSLHLVEMPDWAGLGGVRYAPPTWIHVMTDQAKEELNRLNTQLVEALQNTDAAFSLGEGADGLACVRFGMVTQDTDVVELLSLVLQVGQKVEASSKLLDTISEVVKRGIEAAQTDLERENAEKLWQEGILRHVPVVGTFVNWWSPPSKETGVRGRSLNLQAGVVESTENIYKYHMQLQPNSMVINGSGARTPPQPLVQTPVGAGSQSHSRSSSHSSLQSGKSISVITNTVPHPQVKEESGEVKS, encoded by the exons ATGGCTGAGGAGACTGACACAAACGATAAAGCGACGATGGAAAGTATAGTGCAAAACATACTCGAG GTCAGTACCGGAGGTGGGTCTACGTCGAACGAAGTAGCTGCATTAGAGTTTCAAGCTTCGCAGGTGATATCGAGGCTCGAGGAAGCTGTCGAAAAGGCAGCTGACGGTGGCGGTACCACCTGGAACAATCCCTCTGGGTTCCTCTCGCAATCAAAAACTCCCGACGAAATATTAACTTTAATTCAG GACTTGGTAATTCACGAAGACGCTCCCCAACAGGTGAAAGATGATACAACGGAAACAGCAACGAGTCAAATGACTACTTTACCAACATTAACAAAGCCAGCAAAATTAGCGTTAATCGCACACACTGTTTCTGCTTATGCGCTCGCACTTCCAAAATCACACGCTCAGAGATTAGCCGGCCGATTGGCCGCAGATACAACCAGATGGCTAAGTCATATTTTCCGTTTCATCGATTGCGCCTCTTCGTTTCACGAAGATCACCTGGAAGGTTTAGTCAGAGTGACCAGGTTGGCTCTACACAGGAAATATCATCGGTATATGGAGGAAGGTTTCACCGCGCTTGCGGCCTCACCACCTTTAATTTACAGTTCTATCGCCGCACCTTTAGGCGTGGTTCAACATCTGTGCAAACAG CTTTCTTTGCCACTCCATTGCGTAAGACCCATCCCCCATAACACAATGTTTGGATCGCGATATAGCATGGACGTGTCAGCTTTGGAACGCCGACTTGCGGAAGACACGCAATCAAATAGCGTGACACCGCTCCTGGTATTGGCAGAGGCGGGTTCAGTATTAACGGGACACTGCGACAATATCGCTAGATTGCGTGCAATTTGCGATAAGTACAATGTCTGGCTTCACCTTAGAGGTCATTCTTTAGCCGCGTTAGCGTTAAATAATTCTGCGAAAGATCTG ATCGCAGATAGCGTTACGTTACCTCTTGGAATATGGCTTGGTATACCATCACTACCGGTAGTA ACATTGTATAGATTAACAGATACGAAAGGTGGTCGACCTACTCCAAGAGACACAACTTTGTCTCTGGTGTCGGGTTTAATGACAGATTCGTTGTCAAGACGTTTACCGACTTTACCCTTGTGGGCCACGTTGCAAGTGTTAGGTAGAGATGGTGTACATAATAGATTAAAGAGATGCTTTTTGGCTGTGGAagaattatacaataaaattaaaaaatttccttGCATAAGGATACTG AGTCAACCACCCGGAGGAGAAACAGGGTCCTATACCATAAACGAGCTCCTAACCAACCCCGTGAATAATCCACAACTATTCGAAGCTGTAGCCAGTGCATTagtatttcaatttgtacCTGCAGACAGGGATTCACAGACAACAGAACGTGTTCCTCCTTAttacgataaattaaattcctGGTTAGGACAAATTCTTCAAAGAGACATCGAAAACGTACAAATAGAGCTGTGTGAAATAGAACATCATGGTATTGCGATTCGTATTTGTCCTTTAGAAAATCCAGATCAACCTCCTACGACCGAGGATATAGATAACGTAATAGCTTGTTTGGAACAGCAGATA GAAATATTACAGGCAACGGTTGAGCATAAAGCAACGTTCGTGCGATTAGTCTCAGAGAATGACTCTTTACATTTGGTAGAAATGCCTGATTGGGCAGGTTTAGGCGGTGTACGATATGCACCTCCTACTTGGATCCATGTCATGACCGACCAGGCAAAAGAGGAATTGAACAGATTAAACACGCAATTAGTCGAAGCTTTACAGAACACAGACGCAGCATTTTCTTTAGGAGAAGGCGCCGACGGCTTAGCTTGTGTACGATTTGGTATGGTTACACAAGATACAG ATGTGGTCGAATTACTATCCTTAGTTCTACAAGTCGGTCAAAAAGTGGAAGCTAGCTCCAAGCTATTGGATACTATATCCGAAGTGGTGAAAAGAGGCATCGAAGCAGCACAGACGGACTTGGAAAGAGAAAATGCAGAAAAATTATGGCAAGAAGGTATTCTTAGACACGTGCCTGTTGTTGGAACTTTCGTCAATTGGTGGAGTCCACCTTCGAAAGAAACTGGAGTTCGTGGACGTAGTTTAAATTTACAAGCCG GAGTTGTCGAGAGTACAGAGAATATCTACAAATACCACATGCAATTGCAACCAAACTCCATGGTGATTAATGGATCTGGTGCTAGAACTCCACCGCAGCCCCTTGTACAGACTCCAGTTGGCGCTGGTAGCCAAAGTCATAGTCGTTCATCGAGCCATTCCAGTTTACAGAGCGGCAAAAGTATTTCTGTAATCACAAACACCGTGCCTCACCCGCAGGTAAAAGAAGAATCCGGTGAGGTGAAGTCGTAG
- the LOC139997658 gene encoding pyridoxal-dependent decarboxylase domain-containing protein 1 isoform X1, which yields MAEETDTNDKATMESIVQNILEVSTGGGSTSNEVAALEFQASQVISRLEEAVEKAADGGGTTWNNPSGFLSQSKTPDEILTLIQDLVIHEDAPQQVKDDTTETATSQMTTLPTLTKPAKLALIAHTVSAYALALPKSHAQRLAGRLAADTTRWLSHIFRFIDCASSFHEDHLEGLVRVTRLALHRKYHRYMEEGFTALAASPPLIYSSIAAPLGVVQHLCKQLSLPLHCVRPIPHNTMFGSRYSMDVSALERRLAEDTQSNSVTPLLVLAEAGSVLTGHCDNIARLRAICDKYNVWLHLRGHSLAALALNNSAKDLPSKIADSVTLPLGIWLGIPSLPVVTLYRLTDTKGGRPTPRDTTLSLVSGLMTDSLSRRLPTLPLWATLQVLGRDGVHNRLKRCFLAVEELYNKIKKFPCIRILSQPPGGETGSYTINELLTNPVNNPQLFEAVASALVFQFVPADRDSQTTERVPPYYDKLNSWLGQILQRDIENVQIELCEIEHHGIAIRICPLENPDQPPTTEDIDNVIACLEQQIEILQATVEHKATFVRLVSENDSLHLVEMPDWAGLGGVRYAPPTWIHVMTDQAKEELNRLNTQLVEALQNTDAAFSLGEGADGLACVRFGMVTQDTDVVELLSLVLQVGQKVEASSKLLDTISEVVKRGIEAAQTDLERENAEKLWQEGILRHVPVVGTFVNWWSPPSKETGVRGRSLNLQAGVVESTENIYKYHMQLQPNSMVINGSGARTPPQPLVQTPVGAGSQSHSRSSSHSSLQSGKSISVITNTVPHPQVKEESGEVKS from the exons ATGGCTGAGGAGACTGACACAAACGATAAAGCGACGATGGAAAGTATAGTGCAAAACATACTCGAG GTCAGTACCGGAGGTGGGTCTACGTCGAACGAAGTAGCTGCATTAGAGTTTCAAGCTTCGCAGGTGATATCGAGGCTCGAGGAAGCTGTCGAAAAGGCAGCTGACGGTGGCGGTACCACCTGGAACAATCCCTCTGGGTTCCTCTCGCAATCAAAAACTCCCGACGAAATATTAACTTTAATTCAG GACTTGGTAATTCACGAAGACGCTCCCCAACAGGTGAAAGATGATACAACGGAAACAGCAACGAGTCAAATGACTACTTTACCAACATTAACAAAGCCAGCAAAATTAGCGTTAATCGCACACACTGTTTCTGCTTATGCGCTCGCACTTCCAAAATCACACGCTCAGAGATTAGCCGGCCGATTGGCCGCAGATACAACCAGATGGCTAAGTCATATTTTCCGTTTCATCGATTGCGCCTCTTCGTTTCACGAAGATCACCTGGAAGGTTTAGTCAGAGTGACCAGGTTGGCTCTACACAGGAAATATCATCGGTATATGGAGGAAGGTTTCACCGCGCTTGCGGCCTCACCACCTTTAATTTACAGTTCTATCGCCGCACCTTTAGGCGTGGTTCAACATCTGTGCAAACAG CTTTCTTTGCCACTCCATTGCGTAAGACCCATCCCCCATAACACAATGTTTGGATCGCGATATAGCATGGACGTGTCAGCTTTGGAACGCCGACTTGCGGAAGACACGCAATCAAATAGCGTGACACCGCTCCTGGTATTGGCAGAGGCGGGTTCAGTATTAACGGGACACTGCGACAATATCGCTAGATTGCGTGCAATTTGCGATAAGTACAATGTCTGGCTTCACCTTAGAGGTCATTCTTTAGCCGCGTTAGCGTTAAATAATTCTGCGAAAGATCTG CCTTCGAAGATCGCAGATAGCGTTACGTTACCTCTTGGAATATGGCTTGGTATACCATCACTACCGGTAGTA ACATTGTATAGATTAACAGATACGAAAGGTGGTCGACCTACTCCAAGAGACACAACTTTGTCTCTGGTGTCGGGTTTAATGACAGATTCGTTGTCAAGACGTTTACCGACTTTACCCTTGTGGGCCACGTTGCAAGTGTTAGGTAGAGATGGTGTACATAATAGATTAAAGAGATGCTTTTTGGCTGTGGAagaattatacaataaaattaaaaaatttccttGCATAAGGATACTG AGTCAACCACCCGGAGGAGAAACAGGGTCCTATACCATAAACGAGCTCCTAACCAACCCCGTGAATAATCCACAACTATTCGAAGCTGTAGCCAGTGCATTagtatttcaatttgtacCTGCAGACAGGGATTCACAGACAACAGAACGTGTTCCTCCTTAttacgataaattaaattcctGGTTAGGACAAATTCTTCAAAGAGACATCGAAAACGTACAAATAGAGCTGTGTGAAATAGAACATCATGGTATTGCGATTCGTATTTGTCCTTTAGAAAATCCAGATCAACCTCCTACGACCGAGGATATAGATAACGTAATAGCTTGTTTGGAACAGCAGATA GAAATATTACAGGCAACGGTTGAGCATAAAGCAACGTTCGTGCGATTAGTCTCAGAGAATGACTCTTTACATTTGGTAGAAATGCCTGATTGGGCAGGTTTAGGCGGTGTACGATATGCACCTCCTACTTGGATCCATGTCATGACCGACCAGGCAAAAGAGGAATTGAACAGATTAAACACGCAATTAGTCGAAGCTTTACAGAACACAGACGCAGCATTTTCTTTAGGAGAAGGCGCCGACGGCTTAGCTTGTGTACGATTTGGTATGGTTACACAAGATACAG ATGTGGTCGAATTACTATCCTTAGTTCTACAAGTCGGTCAAAAAGTGGAAGCTAGCTCCAAGCTATTGGATACTATATCCGAAGTGGTGAAAAGAGGCATCGAAGCAGCACAGACGGACTTGGAAAGAGAAAATGCAGAAAAATTATGGCAAGAAGGTATTCTTAGACACGTGCCTGTTGTTGGAACTTTCGTCAATTGGTGGAGTCCACCTTCGAAAGAAACTGGAGTTCGTGGACGTAGTTTAAATTTACAAGCCG GAGTTGTCGAGAGTACAGAGAATATCTACAAATACCACATGCAATTGCAACCAAACTCCATGGTGATTAATGGATCTGGTGCTAGAACTCCACCGCAGCCCCTTGTACAGACTCCAGTTGGCGCTGGTAGCCAAAGTCATAGTCGTTCATCGAGCCATTCCAGTTTACAGAGCGGCAAAAGTATTTCTGTAATCACAAACACCGTGCCTCACCCGCAGGTAAAAGAAGAATCCGGTGAGGTGAAGTCGTAG